The DNA region CCTGGCAGAGGTGTCGGTCCGGCTCCAGGAGGCGGCCATCCGCCCCGTCTCCGTCCAGCGCCCCGGCGAGGCCCGCGCCCGGGCGGCCCTGGCGCGGTACGCCGCCGACCACCGGATCCTGGAGCAGGCCGCCGAGAACCGCAGCCAGCGGCTGCACGCCCCGTACCTCGACAACCAGGTCGTACGCGCCGCCCGCGCGCTCCCCGAATCGCTCCGGGTCCAGCCGGGCGCCCGCGCCGCGATCCTGCGCCGGGTGCTCGCCGGCGCGGGTATCCACGAGCTGCCGCCCGGCTGGGGCACGCCCTCCCTCGCCACGTCGAATGCAACCGCCCGCACCGGTCTGCGCGCCGCCCTCCCGGAACTGATCGCCCTCTTCGACGCCCCGCTGCTCGCCGACGCGGGCCTGGTCGAGGCCCGCGTCGTACGCAAGGCCCTGCGGGCGGCCTCCGAGGGCGAACCGCTCCCGCTGGACGGCCTCGCGCACCTGGCGTCCACGGAGCTCTGGCTCCGCCGCCTCGTGTCGCGACGCGGCACCTGCTGGACGGGCACGGCGGCGCCCCGCCAGCGCGCGGTCGCGGGCGGGGTCGTCCCGGCCAGGCGGACGCTGCAGCCATAGGCGCGGGCGGCGGGGCCGCGCGGGGTTGCGCGGGGCGGCTCGGCAGCAGTGGTTGCGGGCCGAGGCGTGGGGCGGTTGCTGTGCTCGCGGGACACAATGGCCCGATGCGGTACCTGATCCTGGGCGCCACCGAGGCGCGAGACGAGAACGGCAGTGTCCTGCCCGTGGGCGGTACGCGACTGCGCGCCCTTCTCGCCGCCCTCGCGCTGCGTGCGGGACGTCCCGTCCCCGTCGCCGATCTGGTCGACGACATATGGGCCGCGGACCCCCCGCACGACGCTCCCGCCGCGCTCCAGGCCCTCGTCGGCAGGCTGCGCCGGGTGCTGGGCAGGGACGCGATCGCGAGCACCCATGGGGGCTACCGCCTGGAGGCCGGGCCCGACGACGTCGACCTGCACGTGTTCGAGCGGCTCTCCCGCCAGGGGACCGAGGAGCTCGACGCGGGCGATCCCGTGACGGCCGCGCGCACGCTCCGTACCGCGCTCGCCCTGTGGCGCGGCCCCGTGCTGGCCGACCTGCCGGACCGGGACCACGGCCACGGCCTGCGCCCCGAGGGCCACCGCCTGGCCGCGCTGGAACGCCGTATCGAGGCCGACCTGCGGTGCGCGGCCACAGGCACGGACGGCGGCGCGGGGCCCGACGCGGGACCGCGGACCCTGGTGCCGGAACTCATGGAGCTCACGGCGGCCCACCCGTACGACGAACGCTTCCGGGCCCAGTTGATCCGTGCCCTGCGTGCCGAAGGCCGCCAGGCCGATGCGCTGGCCGCTTACGAGGACGCCCGCCGAGCCCTCGCCGACGATCTCGGGACCGATCCCGGACCGGAACTGACCGCACTCCACGGGGAGTTGCTCGCTCCACCGCACATAGCGCACATACCGGCGGCACCGTCGACAGCGCGGCAACAGCATCCGCAGTACTTGCAGTACCCGCGCCCACTCGACCCGCGCCCGTTCGACCCGTCCGGCCCCGCTGTCGTCCACGGCAACCTCCGGCCCCGGCTCACCTCGTTCGTCGGGCGTGAGCCCGAACTGCGGTCCATCCGCGCCGATCTGACCCGCTCCCGCCTGGTCACCCTCACCGGACCCGGTGGTTCCGGCAAGACCCGGCTCGCCGAGGAGGCCGCCGCCCACGGAGACCCGGTTCCCACCGGCCCCACGTCCCCCACATCCCCCGCCTCCTCCACATCCCCGACGTCCCCCTCGGACGCCTGGATCGCCGAACTCGCCTCCGTGGACGACCCCGTCGACGTACCCGGAGCCGTACTCTCCGCTCTCGGGCTGCGCGAGACGGCCCTCCTCCGGGACAACAACCGCGACGGACAGCCGCCGCGCACCGACCCGACCGGCCTCCTCGTCGAGCACCTGGCGCACTGCTCCCGCATCCGCCCCTACCTGCTCATCCTGGACAACTGCGAGCACGTCATCGACGCCGCCGCCACGCTTGCCGAGACCCTGCTCACCCACTGCCCGCAGCTGCGCATCCTCGCCACCAGCCGCGAACCCCTCGGCGTCCCCGGCGAATCCGTACGCCCGGTCGGTCCGCTGCCGGCCGATCCCGCCCACCGGCTGTTCGCCGAGCGTGCCCGCGCCGTGCGCCCCGATTTCGACCCCGAGCAGGAGACCGCGCACGATCTGGAGGCCGTCGCCGAGATCTGCCGGCGGCTCGACGGGCAACCACTCGCCATCGAGCTGGCCGCCGCCCGGCTGCGGATGCTCAGTCCGCGTCAGATCGCGGACCGGCTCGACGACCGTTTTCTCCTGCTGACCGGCGGAAGCCGGACCGTACTGCCGCGTCAGCAGACGCTGCGTGCCGTCGTCGACTGGTCCTGGGACCTCCTCGACGAGGACGAACGCACGGCTCTGCGACAGGTCTCGGTCTTCGCGGGCGGCTGGGATCTGCAGGCCGCGGAAGCCGTCATCACACCTGGAGCAGCGCCGGCCGGGTCGGTCCCAGCCGGTGGGGTCCGTACCGCCGAAGCCCCCGCCCGGCTCTCCACCGCAGATCTGATCGGCGCTCTCGTCGACAAGTCCCTCGTCGTCGCCACTCCGACCGCCACCGGCGAGATGCGCTACCGCCTCCTGGAGACCATCCACGAGTACGCCACCGAACGCGCCGCCGAGGCCCCGGAGATACGCGCCGCCGCCGCGAGCGCGCACACCGCACACTTCGTCGCGCTCGTCGAGGAGGCCGAGCCCCGCCTGCGCTCCGGTGACCAGCTGCCCTGGATCGAACGCCTGGAGACGGAACTCGACAACATCCGGGCCGTCCTCCACCGGACCGTCGTCACCAGCCCGTCCGAACCCGAAGCTGTACGACTGGTGCTCGGCATGGGATGGTTCTGGTGGCTGCGCAACTTCCGCTCCGAGGGCCTCATCTGGACCGAGCGTGCCGTGGCGCTCGGGCCGGAACCGGCCGATGACAGCGATCCCCGCTACTGGCCGCGCATGCAACTGGAGATGCTGCGGTACTTCCTCGCCGTGGAGAGCCGACCTGCCGCGGACGTTCACGGCGACGAGCGCCATCGGGCGCTGATCGGCCGGGTGGCCGACGCGTTCATGTCCTCGGCCCGGCAGGCCGCCCGTTTCCCGGGACTGCTCTGGCCGATGGCCCTGTTCGCGACCCGCACGGCGGCCGAGACCCACATGCTGATCGACAGAGTGGTCGACAACACCCGCATCCACGGCAGCGACTGGGAGTACTGCCTCGCCCTGATGTTCCGTACCCACATGGTCGTCGACATGGCGGGCGGCATGCTCGGGGTCGACGCCGATCTCGCGGAACTGCGCGAGCTGAGCCGCCGTGTCGGCGACCGCTGGATCCGCGCGCAGGTCGCGGGCGCGGCCGCGGAGGCGGGTGTGATGCGCGGACGGTACCCGCAGGCCCGAGCGGCGTACGAGGAGGCGCTGCTGCTGTCCCGCGAGGTCGGGGCGCATGCCGAGGCGCCGTTCCTCCTCGCACGCCTCGCGGAACTCGCCTACCGGACCGGGGACTTGGCGGAATTCGAGCGGATGCTGACTGCGGCGGAGAGCGAGGCGGACCGCTACCAGGTGCACGACGCCCACGCCTACGGACGCTTCCTGCGCGCCACCGTGGCCCTGGAGCGGGGTGAGATCGCAGAGGCGCGGCGGCTGGTCACCGAGGCGGCGTGTGCGGTCGGGCGGGGCAGCCCGCCGTCGCACTTCAACGCTGTGGTCGAGGGGCTGGCCGCCCGGATCGCGGTGCACGAGCCGGGACCCGGTCGTGGCCCGGTCGCCGGATTGCGAGGTCTGACGGCGGCACTCCGCGCGGCGAGGGACGCCAATTGCGCCGAACTCGTCACGGGGCATCTGGCAGACGGCGTGGCGACCGTGCTGCCGATGGTGGGCCGGCACGGAGCCGCTGTACGGATCCTGGCGGCGGCGGACGACTGGCGCCTGTTCAGCCCCAGGACCGATGCGCAACAGGCCGAGGTGGACGAGGCCGAGCGACAGGCGCGCGAGGAACTCGGACCTCAGCTGTACGAGGCCGAGCGCGCCGCGGGCCGCACACTGACCGTCGACGACGTCATCGAGCTCCTGACCCGGATCACCGAGGAGCTCCCGGAAACGCCGGGGTGCACGGATATCCCGGGGTGTGAGGATGCCCCGCAGCGCACGGAAGCGCCGGGTTTCACCTCCGGCCTCACCCCGGACCGGCTCAGCGGCAACTGATCCTCGCATTCGCCCAGTCGGCGAGCGCCATGACGCCACCGGGCCGGGCGGGCTCGACGACGAGCCGGATACTCGCCTGGCCGGCGATACCGACGCCCACGGGCACGGCCGGGTCGTTGTCGTTCATCACCGGGGACTGCCACAGCCGCGCCCCGTCGCCGTTGAAGACGGAGAAGCGCACCGAGCCGAGCCCCATCGTCATGTCGTCGATCCCGACCGTCGCCTCGTACTGCGTGCACTGCCTGTTCAGCTGGATGGTGACCGAGGAATTGCGGTTGACCGTCACCCCGTGCGCGTACGTCGTGCCGCCGATCGACACGTTGGAACGCTGCCAGACCCAACTGCTCTCACCTATTACCAACTCCGGTTCGGTGTGGTCACCCACGAGCGAGTAGTTCAGCTCGCTGACCTGGTAGACGGTCGGCGCGGGCGGCGGGGTCGGGGTCGGCGTCGGAGTGGGCGTCGGAGTGGGCGTCGGTTTCGGCTCGGGCTTCGGCGAGGGTGGCGTCGGCTTGGGAGCGGGCTTCGGGGGCGGTGTCGGGGTGGGCGTCGGCTTGGGCCTGGGCTTGGGCGGCGGTGTGGGCGCCGGGGGCGCGGGCGGCGCCGGCGGAGGGGGCTTCGGCGCGGGCGGCGCCGGCTCGGGCGGCGGTGTCGGCGCCGCGGGCGCCACGGCAGCCGGCTTCGCCACATGCCTGGCCTCGGGCTTCGGCTGGTCGTCGCCGACCAGCGCCCAGGCCAGCCCGGCCGCGGCGGCCACGACGACCGCCGCCGCGATACCGGCCTTCGCCGGGGCACCGAGCCCCTCGGCCGCGGCACCGCCGGCCGCACCCCCGGTGGAGCTCCCTCCGGACGCCGCGGCGGCGGCACCCGCACCCGCGGCTCCCGCCGCGCCACCGGCGACGATCCCGGCAGCCTTGAGCGAGTACCCGGCGGCGAACCAGCCGATGACCGCGACCGGCAGCAGCGCGGGAATCCCGGCGTTGACATGGGCCAGTTCGCCCGCGGCGAGCCGGCACTTCGAGCACTCCTCCAGGTGTCCGCGCAGGCCGCGCTCGGCCCGCATACGGAGCCCGCCACGGGCATACGCGCCGAGCCGGTCGGCGTAGCGCGCGCAGTCGCCTCCCGAGGTCAGGGCCTGGCTCACATGTGCCTGCAGGTAGGCCTGCTTGAGGCCCTCGCGGGCCCGGCTGGCCAGCACCGCCGTGGCATTGGCGGTCAGCCCGAAGAGCGGGGCGATCTCGCTGGGCGACTCCTCCTCGACGGTGGTGTGCCACAGCACGGCCTGCCAGCGCTCCGGCAAGCTGCGGAACGCCTGCATCGCCATCGACTGCTCGGCTTCATGCATCGCCAGCACATCGGCACCGAGGTCGAGAGTGTCCGCGTCCGACACCTGGGAGGCCTGGGACGCCTGCGCGGCGAACACCGCGAAGTCGTCGACCAGATGCTCCCGCTTCGCGGTCTTGGTCCAGGCGGCGCCGACGTGGCGGACGGCCGTCATGAGATAGGCCCGTACGGCTTCCTCGGGCCCCTTGCCCCGCCGTACCGCCTGCAGCGTGCGGGCGAAGACTTCGGCCGTCAGGTCGTCGGCCGTGTGGGCATCCCGGCAGCAGCTTCGCGCGTAGCGTCGCACCGCGTCGGAGTGCCGGCGGAAGAGTTCCTCGTACGCGAGATCGTCGCCGTCCCGCATCTGCCGGATCAGATCGGCGTCGGAGGGAGCGGTGCCGGAGGCATCGGTGGCGCTGGTGCTGCCGCCCTCCCGCTGCATCGGCACCGAGGCGTCGGCCCCGGGATCGGGATCGACCGGTGTCGACCACGGACCCGGCAGGATGGTGCCGCCCTCGGCGTCACCACTCGACCGCCCTGGTCCGGCCTGACTCGGTACCTGCTGGGCGGACAGCCCACCGGCCTCGGTGACACCGCCCACGGCGGAGACGTCGTCGAACGACTCTTCCTGCTGCCCGTCACCGCTCATCGCGGTAGCCCCCGTATGCGCTGTCGGACCCGAACATCGGGCAAGAGTGCCACATGGCGCAATCACGCCGGACTCTCGGCCCCCGCAACCACTCATCCGGGGCGTTTTCTCGAATGTGAGTACTAACAGCCATTCATTTGGGGAAAGCGCGACAATCTCTTCCTGCGCGGGCGAGTCATCGCCACAGTGCGCGATTCGAGAGTGGCGGACGCGCCAGGACCGCAGGGGGACACGGGTTCCGGCAGCGAGAGAGGCAGCCGCCGGACGCCGGACGCGGAGGTCGGACGGGTGATGACAGACGATGACGAGCGATGACGAGCGATGACGGACCACCCACCAAGACCCCATCAAAACGGGCCACATCAACCATTCGCGTCGACCGTCGCCGCTGCCCCCGATCACCCACCACCCGGCGCCCCGACCCACCCGCCCCCGGAGGCCCCGGAGAGGCTCAGGGAGACAGCACAAGCACGCACCGGACCGCGGCTCACGCATGCAAGCTCGGC from Streptomyces sp. NBC_01591 includes:
- a CDS encoding AfsR/SARP family transcriptional regulator, which codes for MRYLILGATEARDENGSVLPVGGTRLRALLAALALRAGRPVPVADLVDDIWAADPPHDAPAALQALVGRLRRVLGRDAIASTHGGYRLEAGPDDVDLHVFERLSRQGTEELDAGDPVTAARTLRTALALWRGPVLADLPDRDHGHGLRPEGHRLAALERRIEADLRCAATGTDGGAGPDAGPRTLVPELMELTAAHPYDERFRAQLIRALRAEGRQADALAAYEDARRALADDLGTDPGPELTALHGELLAPPHIAHIPAAPSTARQQHPQYLQYPRPLDPRPFDPSGPAVVHGNLRPRLTSFVGREPELRSIRADLTRSRLVTLTGPGGSGKTRLAEEAAAHGDPVPTGPTSPTSPASSTSPTSPSDAWIAELASVDDPVDVPGAVLSALGLRETALLRDNNRDGQPPRTDPTGLLVEHLAHCSRIRPYLLILDNCEHVIDAAATLAETLLTHCPQLRILATSREPLGVPGESVRPVGPLPADPAHRLFAERARAVRPDFDPEQETAHDLEAVAEICRRLDGQPLAIELAAARLRMLSPRQIADRLDDRFLLLTGGSRTVLPRQQTLRAVVDWSWDLLDEDERTALRQVSVFAGGWDLQAAEAVITPGAAPAGSVPAGGVRTAEAPARLSTADLIGALVDKSLVVATPTATGEMRYRLLETIHEYATERAAEAPEIRAAAASAHTAHFVALVEEAEPRLRSGDQLPWIERLETELDNIRAVLHRTVVTSPSEPEAVRLVLGMGWFWWLRNFRSEGLIWTERAVALGPEPADDSDPRYWPRMQLEMLRYFLAVESRPAADVHGDERHRALIGRVADAFMSSARQAARFPGLLWPMALFATRTAAETHMLIDRVVDNTRIHGSDWEYCLALMFRTHMVVDMAGGMLGVDADLAELRELSRRVGDRWIRAQVAGAAAEAGVMRGRYPQARAAYEEALLLSREVGAHAEAPFLLARLAELAYRTGDLAEFERMLTAAESEADRYQVHDAHAYGRFLRATVALERGEIAEARRLVTEAACAVGRGSPPSHFNAVVEGLAARIAVHEPGPGRGPVAGLRGLTAALRAARDANCAELVTGHLADGVATVLPMVGRHGAAVRILAAADDWRLFSPRTDAQQAEVDEAERQAREELGPQLYEAERAAGRTLTVDDVIELLTRITEELPETPGCTDIPGCEDAPQRTEAPGFTSGLTPDRLSGN
- a CDS encoding sigma-70 family RNA polymerase sigma factor, which gives rise to MSGDGQQEESFDDVSAVGGVTEAGGLSAQQVPSQAGPGRSSGDAEGGTILPGPWSTPVDPDPGADASVPMQREGGSTSATDASGTAPSDADLIRQMRDGDDLAYEELFRRHSDAVRRYARSCCRDAHTADDLTAEVFARTLQAVRRGKGPEEAVRAYLMTAVRHVGAAWTKTAKREHLVDDFAVFAAQASQASQVSDADTLDLGADVLAMHEAEQSMAMQAFRSLPERWQAVLWHTTVEEESPSEIAPLFGLTANATAVLASRAREGLKQAYLQAHVSQALTSGGDCARYADRLGAYARGGLRMRAERGLRGHLEECSKCRLAAGELAHVNAGIPALLPVAVIGWFAAGYSLKAAGIVAGGAAGAAGAGAAAAASGGSSTGGAAGGAAAEGLGAPAKAGIAAAVVVAAAAGLAWALVGDDQPKPEARHVAKPAAVAPAAPTPPPEPAPPAPKPPPPAPPAPPAPTPPPKPRPKPTPTPTPPPKPAPKPTPPSPKPEPKPTPTPTPTPTPTPTPPPAPTVYQVSELNYSLVGDHTEPELVIGESSWVWQRSNVSIGGTTYAHGVTVNRNSSVTIQLNRQCTQYEATVGIDDMTMGLGSVRFSVFNGDGARLWQSPVMNDNDPAVPVGVGIAGQASIRLVVEPARPGGVMALADWANARISCR